CGAACTCCCCGGACTGAGCCTCGCCGTCACGGATGGCGACGAACTGCTGTACGCGCAGGGCTACGGCTCGCGTGACCTCGCTGCTAACGATCCAGCGACGCCTGACACCGTCTACGGCATCGGCTCGGTCTCGAAGTCCTTCGCCGCACTCGCCGTCGCGCAACTCGTCGACGCGGGGGAACTCGAGTACGACGATGCCGCGACCGACTATCTCGATATCGACGTTCCCGACGACGTGACGCTCCACCACCTGCTGAGCCACACCTCCGGCTACCCGTCGCTCGCGGCCAGCGAGGCCCTGATCGCGCGCCAGATGGAGGTCGGCGAGTCGAACGTCCCACTCGGCTCGATGGACGATGTCTACGCCCACATCGAAGGTGCACGAGACGAAATCGCGGGCGAACCAGGAGAGCACTGGCAGTACTGCAACTCGGGCTATACGCTCGCCGGCGAAGTCGTCGAAGCCGTCAGCGACGAGTCGTTCACCGACTACGTCGAAGGGGAGATACTCGAGCCGCTCCGAATGGAGCGCTCGACCTACGACGAAGAGACGTACACCAGCTTCGACGATCGGATGACGCCGTACTTCCCAGGCGATGAGGACGATGACGAGGACGCCGACCTCGAACCGGCAGCGCTCCCCATCCGAGAACAGAGCGCGGCCGCCGGGGGCCTGCTCGCACCCGTCACCGACCTCGCATCGTACCTCCGACTGCACCTGAACGGCGGCGTCACAGACACCAGCGAGCGTCTGCTCGGCGAGGACACCCTCTCGCAGTGTTACGGCGCGTACGCTGACACCCCGTCCGGTCCGTACGGCTACGGCTGGCGGACCCGCGAGGTCTGCGGCCACGACCTCATCGGTCACGGCGGCTCAATCGCCGTCTCCACGGCCGCCGTCGGCTTCGCACCCGAACAGGATCTCGGGATCGCCCTGCTCGCCAACGCCTCACCGGGCTACGGCCTCACCGAACTCAGCCAGGCCGTCTTCGCCGCACTGGTCGGCGAGGATCCCAGCGAAATTCCGTTCTTCGCTCGCCGGCAGGTACTCGAGTCCCTCGCGGGCGAGTACGAGACCTACCGCGGGATCAAGGAGGCCGAAGTCGTCGTCGAGAGTGGTGCGCTGCGCCTGCGCGTCGGTGGTCCGATCGAGGAGGGGTCGTGGACGCCGCTGGTGCCGACGGATCTGGAGTCGGGAGAGTTCTACGTTCCGACGGTGTCGGGCGAGCGTCAGCCGGTGCGGTTCGAGGGTGATGGTGTGGGAGCGGCTGATGGTGGTGACGTGAGCCTGTTTATCGACCGCTGGCATCTGCACAAGCAGTAGCGGACTCCGTTCTCTCGCTTTTTCGTCTTGACCCGACCGCTGGTCTCGTATGACCGACTGCTGTGCAACCAACGTAATTTCGCCCGCCGATCGATAGTGACCTGATGAAGAGTAGGATATTAACAGCTGGTTAGTTGGATTATAGTATGTTGTGGAGGACTTTGGCAATCTTGGCGGTCCTGTATACGATTCTCTTCGGGCCGCTCGCAGCCCTCGTCTACTGGGACAGCAAGCGGTCGGGAATTCACGGACCCGCCAAGTGGGCCGGATTCGTGTTCCTCACGGGACTGCTCGGACTCGTGCTGTACATCTCGGACAAAGACGACGAGTTCCACGATCCCGACGATGCAGACCCGTTCTCCCTTCCAGGCACTCCACCAGCGGGTGCGGCAGACAGTGATGACAGCACGGAGGCCGTCGGAACGGACACAGACCACTCGAGTTGAGCGGCGACACGTGTGGGAAACGCACGCCACGCGACCAACCTACGCGCACGCGAGCGCACCGCCCGCGTATCGCACGCACACCCGCGCAGTCTGCCGATTTTGGCGAAAGCGTTATCAAATCCTCAGTCGTAGCCAGCGAGTATGACCGAGACTCGGCCAGTTGGACTCGAGTACACCGCGCCTGATCGAGGGAGTGATCGGCGGTGGAGCTAATTATCACGGAGAAGGACAACGCCGCGCGGCGGATTGCGGACATTTTGTCGGGTGGAACGTACGATTCGAGCCGCGAAAACGGCGTCAACGTCTACGAGTGGGGTGGCAAGCGCTGCGTGGGCCTTTCGGGCCACGTCGTCGGTGTCGACTTCCCGTCCGAATATTCGGACTGGCGGGACGTCGAACCCGTTGAACTCATCGACGCGAGCATCGAGAAGACGGCGACGAAGGAGAACATCGTCGCCACGCTCCGAATTCTTTCGCGGAAGGCAACCCGTGTCACCATCGCGACTGACTACGACCGCGAGGGCGAACTCATCGGGAAGGAAGCCTACGACATCGTCCGCGAGGTCGACGAGGAGGTGCCGATCCGACGCGTGCGTTTCTCCTCGATTACGGAGAACGAGGTGCAGGACGCGTTCGACGAACCGGACGAACTCGACTTCGACCTGGCCGCGGCGGGCGAGGCGCGTCAGATCATCGACCTCGTCTGGGGGGCCGCGCTCACTCGCTTCCTCTCGCTTTCTGCGGGCCAGCTCGGGAACGACTTCATCTCGGTCGGCCGTGTGCAGTCACCGACGCTCAAGCTGATGGTCGACCGCGAGCGCGAGATTGAGGCGTTCGATCCGGAGGACTACTGGGAGCTTGTGGCCGACGTAGCCAAAGGTAGCGAGGCGCAACGCGCCTCGGAAACGTCGAGCGGTGACGAACCGCGAGAGAGCGAGGCGTTCGAGGCCCAGTACTTCTACCGCGACGAGGACGGCAACGAGGCCGAGCGCGTCTGGGAGGAAGCCGTCGCCGAAGATGTCTTCGAGACGCTCTCTCAGCGCGACACGGCGACCGTGGTCGACGTCAACCGGCGCACCCGTACCGACTCGCCGCCCGCACCGTTCAACACGACCCAGTTCATCCGGGCGGCCAGTGCGCTCGGCTACTCCGCAAAGCGCGCCATGTCCATCGCGGAGGACCTCTACACTGCCGGCTACATCACGTAC
The DNA window shown above is from Natrialba magadii ATCC 43099 and carries:
- a CDS encoding serine hydrolase is translated as MTAADTLDAATIDRIDSFLRERLREDELPGLSLAVTDGDELLYAQGYGSRDLAANDPATPDTVYGIGSVSKSFAALAVAQLVDAGELEYDDAATDYLDIDVPDDVTLHHLLSHTSGYPSLAASEALIARQMEVGESNVPLGSMDDVYAHIEGARDEIAGEPGEHWQYCNSGYTLAGEVVEAVSDESFTDYVEGEILEPLRMERSTYDEETYTSFDDRMTPYFPGDEDDDEDADLEPAALPIREQSAAAGGLLAPVTDLASYLRLHLNGGVTDTSERLLGEDTLSQCYGAYADTPSGPYGYGWRTREVCGHDLIGHGGSIAVSTAAVGFAPEQDLGIALLANASPGYGLTELSQAVFAALVGEDPSEIPFFARRQVLESLAGEYETYRGIKEAEVVVESGALRLRVGGPIEEGSWTPLVPTDLESGEFYVPTVSGERQPVRFEGDGVGAADGGDVSLFIDRWHLHKQ